The following coding sequences are from one Propionispora hippei DSM 15287 window:
- a CDS encoding transketolase family protein: MLSSAREIYGVELMKMADEGLDFAFTCSDNVASSTSTGKFMKKYPERCVNVGIAEANQVGISAGLALSGKIVFSQVFGPFLPLRAADQIHTDIAYNDVPVRLIGTHSGVTSGGGPTHNVIADLSFYRAIPNLTIVVPADANQCARVIRESMTYPGPMIIRISRGAEPDVYINNDYEFTIGKAITIKEGTDLTLIGTGNSVHWSLMAAKELQGRGIKAKVIDMHTIKPFDCDAVLRSAKETGCVVTVEDQSINGGLGGAVAEVIAEAGISCKFKRIGLPDEFSVIGDPDEIYKYYGLDGHGIAETVLKLL, translated from the coding sequence ATGTTATCATCCGCAAGAGAAATATATGGAGTTGAATTGATGAAAATGGCAGATGAAGGCTTGGATTTTGCCTTTACCTGCTCCGATAACGTAGCTTCATCCACATCAACCGGTAAGTTTATGAAAAAATACCCCGAACGTTGTGTGAATGTAGGCATAGCGGAAGCTAATCAAGTGGGCATATCGGCAGGTCTGGCTCTTTCCGGGAAGATCGTCTTTTCCCAGGTATTTGGACCGTTTCTCCCCTTGCGGGCAGCCGATCAGATTCATACGGATATCGCCTATAATGATGTACCGGTACGGTTAATCGGGACGCATTCAGGGGTTACCTCCGGCGGTGGCCCAACCCATAATGTAATTGCTGATCTTTCTTTTTACCGGGCTATACCTAACTTGACAATTGTCGTACCGGCAGATGCCAACCAATGTGCCCGTGTGATCAGAGAGTCCATGACATATCCAGGCCCCATGATCATCCGCATCTCCCGGGGTGCCGAACCTGACGTATACATAAATAATGATTATGAATTTACTATAGGCAAAGCCATTACCATTAAGGAAGGCACAGATCTTACCTTGATTGGTACGGGAAACAGCGTGCATTGGTCCCTTATGGCTGCCAAAGAGCTGCAAGGAAGAGGAATAAAGGCTAAAGTCATTGATATGCATACAATCAAGCCCTTTGATTGTGATGCTGTTTTACGGTCGGCCAAAGAGACGGGTTGTGTAGTGACGGTTGAGGACCAGAGCATCAACGGCGGACTTGGCGGCGCCGTGGCCGAAGTGATTGCTGAAGCGGGCATTTCTTGCAAGTTTAAACGCATTGGTCTGCCTGACGAGTTTTCGGTCATTGGCGATCCCGATGAGATTTATAAGTATTATGGTTTAGATGGACATGGAATTGCTGAGACCGTGTTAAAACTACTCTAA
- a CDS encoding NADH:flavin oxidoreductase, translating to MADKSLDVERLFQPVDLGKLTLSNRIVMAPMTRGFSPNGIPGADVAGYYRRRAGNEVGLIVTEGTLINHPAAAEGLGRPNFYGQQSLDAWAKVVEGVHQAGGKIIPQLWHVGMARQIGGQNPNPEAPPIGPSGIDVMSGAKVTKPMTQDEIGYVVNAFAEAARQAKHLGFDGIELHGAHGYLIDQFFWANTNQRDDEYGGDLIARTRFATEIIKACRVAVGDDFPIVFRFSQWKMGHYQEKLAQNPAELSAFLTPLSEAGVDIFHASTRRYWEPEFVDSPLNLAGWTKKLTGKPTITVGSVGVDTNFIEFFMEGKGANHSSLAPLLDRLKQGEFDLVAVGRALLADPAWAAKIHQNRVNELILFAKGAEETLS from the coding sequence ATGGCGGATAAAAGTTTGGATGTAGAGCGTTTGTTTCAGCCAGTTGATTTAGGCAAGCTGACATTGTCTAATCGCATTGTGATGGCGCCAATGACCAGGGGATTTTCACCTAATGGCATACCCGGCGCTGATGTGGCAGGATATTATCGGCGACGCGCCGGGAATGAAGTCGGGCTAATTGTTACGGAAGGAACGCTTATTAACCATCCGGCTGCGGCAGAAGGATTAGGCCGGCCGAATTTTTACGGACAGCAGTCGCTTGATGCGTGGGCCAAAGTTGTTGAAGGCGTTCATCAGGCCGGCGGTAAGATTATACCGCAGTTATGGCATGTTGGCATGGCGCGGCAAATAGGAGGGCAAAACCCTAACCCTGAAGCACCGCCGATAGGACCTTCCGGCATTGACGTTATGTCGGGGGCAAAGGTGACAAAGCCCATGACGCAGGATGAGATTGGTTATGTTGTTAATGCCTTTGCTGAAGCTGCCCGGCAGGCCAAGCACCTAGGATTTGACGGTATTGAACTACATGGTGCTCACGGTTATCTGATTGATCAGTTTTTCTGGGCCAATACCAATCAGCGTGACGATGAATACGGCGGCGATCTGATTGCCCGCACCCGGTTTGCGACAGAGATTATTAAAGCCTGCCGTGTGGCTGTCGGTGATGATTTCCCGATTGTTTTCCGGTTTTCTCAATGGAAAATGGGACATTATCAGGAGAAATTAGCTCAAAATCCGGCCGAATTGTCTGCTTTTCTGACGCCCCTTAGCGAAGCGGGCGTAGATATTTTTCATGCTTCCACCCGCAGGTATTGGGAGCCGGAATTTGTTGATTCACCGTTAAACTTAGCAGGCTGGACGAAAAAGTTGACAGGAAAACCTACGATTACAGTAGGCTCGGTGGGAGTTGATACCAACTTTATCGAATTTTTTATGGAGGGCAAGGGCGCAAACCATAGCAGTTTGGCGCCGCTCCTTGACCGGTTGAAGCAAGGTGAATTTGATTTGGTGGCGGTAGGACGGGCGCTCCTCGCTGATCCGGCCTGGGCGGCTAAAATCCATCAGAACAGAGTGAATGAGCTGATTTTATTTGCAAAAGGGGCAGAAGAAACGTTGTCATAG
- a CDS encoding DUF4879 domain-containing protein: protein MKRSMMFVLALCMAMVFISSVALAAPAPALTDVNIVAFRAENYNSQWKYTPASYPKSMSAYSFSGSELYMSVIYKGYPNWNLTFIKVNGTQYTHNQLCYSQYPFTNGGIVNGYKIVYSIPASDLSPSNTISVSSQGTNGGADSDVSTNIKFTK, encoded by the coding sequence ATGAAAAGATCAATGATGTTCGTACTGGCGTTGTGCATGGCCATGGTGTTTATCTCTTCGGTAGCCTTGGCGGCTCCGGCTCCGGCACTGACTGATGTGAATATTGTGGCTTTCAGGGCTGAGAATTACAACAGTCAGTGGAAATATACTCCTGCGAGCTATCCGAAAAGCATGTCGGCCTATTCATTCTCAGGATCAGAGTTATATATGTCGGTGATCTATAAAGGCTATCCAAACTGGAACCTTACGTTTATTAAAGTCAACGGCACTCAATATACGCACAACCAACTGTGTTACTCCCAATATCCTTTCACGAATGGCGGGATAGTCAACGGCTACAAAATAGTGTACAGTATACCAGCCTCTGATCTGAGCCCTTCCAATACGATTAGCGTATCTTCCCAAGGAACCAATGGCGGAGCGGATAGCGACGTTTCGACCAACATAAAGTTTACAAAATAA